Proteins from one Nakamurella multipartita DSM 44233 genomic window:
- a CDS encoding TldD/PmbA family protein has translation MSDPHSAPPPRAAVPASRHGVDPAFTALPLAALADAALGAATAAGAGFADFRFERLLTSTLSIRDTAVQSATDGQRTGFAVRVIVDGVWGFAASVVPTPDAAAATARRAVQVARALARVVDERVERADEPVHADQEWVSAYHVDPFAVAGADKIALLLDRSERLLAADGVAHTEVGLFQVKENKYYADTAGTRTTQQRVRLEPTLVATAIDSATGAFETMSSLTPPVGRGYEYLTDGTWDFDGEIAVMGEQLMEKVKAPSVEPGRYDLVIDPTNLWLTIHESIGHATEYDRAIGYEAAYAGTSFATPDKLGSLVYGSPGMHVTGDRTVPHGLATIGFDDDGVAGQSWDLIRGGLLVGYQLDRTFAHRLGLPRSNGCAFADSSGHIPIQRMANVSLQPDPAGGSTADLISGVDDGIYVVGNKSWSIDMQRYNFQFTGQRFYRIRGGRLAGQVRDVAYQATTTDFWGSMDGIGGPSTYLLGGAFNCGKGQPGQVAAVSHGCPSARFRGVNILNATQEAQ, from the coding sequence ATGTCGGACCCGCACAGCGCCCCACCCCCACGCGCCGCCGTCCCCGCGTCCCGGCACGGCGTGGATCCGGCCTTCACCGCCCTGCCGTTGGCCGCGCTCGCCGACGCCGCGCTCGGCGCGGCGACCGCCGCCGGCGCCGGTTTTGCCGACTTCCGGTTCGAGCGCCTGCTCACCTCGACCCTGAGCATCCGGGACACCGCGGTGCAGAGCGCGACCGATGGGCAGAGGACCGGCTTCGCCGTGCGGGTGATCGTCGACGGCGTTTGGGGATTCGCCGCCTCCGTCGTGCCCACCCCGGACGCGGCCGCGGCCACCGCCCGCCGGGCCGTCCAGGTCGCCCGCGCCCTGGCCCGGGTCGTCGACGAACGGGTGGAGCGGGCCGACGAGCCGGTGCACGCCGATCAGGAATGGGTCAGCGCCTACCACGTCGACCCGTTCGCGGTGGCCGGCGCGGACAAGATCGCCCTGCTGCTGGACCGCTCCGAGCGGCTGCTGGCCGCCGACGGGGTGGCCCACACCGAGGTCGGCCTGTTCCAGGTCAAGGAGAACAAGTACTACGCCGACACCGCCGGCACCCGGACCACCCAGCAACGGGTGCGGCTGGAACCGACGCTGGTCGCGACCGCCATCGACAGCGCCACCGGCGCATTCGAGACGATGTCCTCGCTCACCCCGCCGGTCGGTCGGGGGTACGAGTACCTGACCGACGGCACCTGGGACTTCGACGGCGAGATCGCCGTCATGGGCGAGCAGCTGATGGAGAAGGTGAAGGCGCCCTCCGTCGAACCCGGCCGCTACGACCTGGTCATCGACCCGACGAACCTGTGGCTGACCATCCACGAGTCGATCGGCCACGCCACCGAGTACGACCGGGCCATCGGCTACGAGGCGGCGTACGCGGGCACCTCCTTCGCCACCCCGGACAAGCTCGGGTCGTTGGTCTACGGCTCGCCCGGGATGCACGTCACCGGTGACCGGACCGTCCCGCACGGGTTGGCCACCATCGGGTTCGACGACGACGGCGTGGCCGGGCAGTCCTGGGACCTGATCCGGGGCGGCCTGCTGGTCGGCTACCAGCTGGACCGCACCTTCGCCCACCGGTTGGGGCTGCCCCGGTCCAACGGCTGCGCGTTCGCCGACTCGTCCGGGCACATCCCGATCCAGCGGATGGCCAACGTGAGCCTGCAACCTGACCCGGCCGGCGGGAGCACCGCCGACCTGATCTCCGGGGTGGACGACGGCATCTACGTCGTCGGCAACAAGTCCTGGTCGATCGACATGCAGCGCTACAACTTCCAGTTCACCGGGCAGCGGTTCTACCGCATCCGCGGCGGCCGGCTGGCCGGACAGGTCCGGGACGTGGCCTACCAGGCGACGACCACCGACTTCTGGGGCTCGATGGACGGGATCGGCGGGCCGTCCACCTACCTGCTCGGGGGCGCGTTCAACTGCGGCAAGGGCCAACCGGGCCAGGTCGCGGCGGTCTCCCACGGGTGCCCATCCGCCCGGTTCCGCGGGGTCAACATCCTCAACGCCACCCAGGAGGCCCAGTGA
- a CDS encoding RNA polymerase sigma factor, whose amino-acid sequence MTETTDMGEVVRAAAQGSQQAWDVLVDRYMPLVISVARGFRLSSKDVEDISQTVWLRLVEHIDSLREPRALPGWIVTTARREAIRVQRSKLQTNPVDPGAGGPLDRDADSVGMDDRLLTAERHRALRGGLRELPVLHRQLIELMVIDPPLSYQEISARLAIPVGSIGPTRKRALAKLRATGPIQSLLGAESERR is encoded by the coding sequence ATGACCGAGACAACGGACATGGGCGAGGTCGTCAGGGCGGCCGCGCAGGGCAGTCAGCAGGCGTGGGATGTGCTGGTGGACCGGTACATGCCGTTGGTCATCTCGGTCGCCCGAGGTTTTCGACTCTCCAGCAAGGATGTCGAGGACATCAGTCAGACCGTGTGGCTGCGGCTGGTCGAGCACATCGACTCGTTGCGCGAGCCGCGGGCGCTGCCCGGCTGGATCGTGACGACGGCGCGGCGCGAGGCCATCCGCGTGCAGCGTTCGAAACTACAGACCAACCCGGTGGACCCGGGTGCGGGAGGACCGTTGGACAGGGACGCGGACTCGGTTGGCATGGACGACCGACTCCTGACCGCCGAGCGGCACCGCGCCTTGCGCGGCGGCCTGCGCGAGCTGCCGGTGCTGCACCGTCAGCTCATCGAACTGATGGTCATCGACCCCCCGCTGAGCTACCAGGAAATCAGTGCCCGGCTGGCCATCCCGGTCGGCAGCATCGGTCCGACCCGCAAGCGGGCGCTGGCCAAGCTACGGGCGACCGGACCGATCCAGTCCCTGCTCGGAGCGGAGAGTGAGCGGCGATGA